tgttctccatCTCACTTTgtccccttttttattagaaatatatctatcttcttcttgaaaccaATCAATAATCcaaactccaccgcgctatggggcagcgagctccacaaattcaccaccctctgcgagaagtatcacagaaatcatagaaaccctacagtacagaaagaggccatttggcccatcgagtctgtaccgaccacaatcccacccaggccctacccccatatccctacatatttacccactaattcctctaagctgcacatctcaggacactaaggggcaactttagcatggccaatcaatctaacccgcacatctttggactgtgggatgaaaccggagcacccggaggaaacccacgcagacacgaggagaatgtgcaaactccacacagacagtgacccaagccgggaatcgaacccaggtcgctggagctgtgaagcagcagtgctaaccactgtgctaccgtgccgcccaaagtagttcctcctcatctcggtttaactctaccgcctctcaacctatacctgtgacctcttgatcaagattgccccataagaggaaacatttggtctacatttactttgtcaatcccttttaaaattttatatacctcgatcagatccctcctcatcctgtcAAATTCCAGTAAGTAGAAGCCCAAACTgttgaatctctcctcatacgtcaaccccttcctgcctggaatcaatctagtgaacctcctctgaactgcttccaatgccaccacaatgAAATTGTTAATTAGCCATTCTAGATCAAAAAGAAGCCATTCTCTAGTTGGCTCGTTAACATACAATGTTCTAGGAACCATTTTGTATACATTCCAGAAATTTATCTTCCACGTTTGTGCTAATTTGGTCTATTAGATTTAACCAGTCTAAATATAATTGAAGATCTCCATGATGAGTCTATTATCCTTGTTACATGCACGTCCAAATTCCTGATTTATACTTTACCCTACATTACCACTACTGTTTGGTGGTCTATAAAGAACTCCCACCAATGTTTTCTGCCCCTTGCTATTTTCTTACCTCCACCCAAACTGACTCTACATTTAGATCTTCTGGTCTAAGACCCTCTTTCACGAATATGTTGATCTCATCCTTTCTATACAGTGCTACCTACCTCCTTTTAAATTTTGCCTATCTTTCCTAAATGTCTCAGACCCCTAAACAGTCAGTTCTCAggtttgagagggttggcttatgagaaaagactgagtagactgggactatactcattgaaattcagaagaatgaggggagactttagagaaacatgtaagattataaagggaatagataagatggaagcagggaggttatttccactggtgggtaaaactagaactagggggcatggcttcaaagtaagggggagcagatttaggactgagttgaggaggaacttcctcacccaaagggttgtgaatgtgtggaatttcctgcccagtaaaacagttgaggctacctcattgaatgattttaaagcaaggatagataaatttttgaataggaattaagggttatggtgagcgggcggataagtggagctgggtccacgaaaaaatcaaccatgatcttattcaatggcggagcaggctcaaggggccagatggcctactcctgctccttgttcttatgtcacCCTGTAGCTACATCTCTATGAAGACAATTAAATTATATCTGTTTACTTTCATCTGTGCCATCAATTCACCTATCTTGTTATAAATGTTGTGTGCATTCAAACAGAGTGCATTTAATtccatttattattttcacaactTTTAGTCTTATCTGCTGGCACATACTTAAGTCTGTGCAGCCTGTCCCTTATTGCCACACTCAGTTTATAAGTTCCCTATTGCTACCTTGCTGTCTTGCCTTGTCCTCTCTCTTTAAtttatcaaatcttccctcaccTGATTTCTCATCCCCACTATTCGATTTAAAGTCCTTTCTAAGAATGATGGTGATGGGCAAGTGAATTTTCACCCAGGACAAGATAGACAGAACAATATTTTAGATAACTTGGAGTTTTAACATAGGATAATGGAGAAAATATTCAAATAGTCAAGACTCGGGGTGTGAAGAACATTCAGAATGGTTTTAGTGGGGACTGCGTTCTGTTAAGCTTGGAGAAGCCTAATGTAGAATTAAACAGTCTTTGTATTGGACAGGATATGGGGTTTAACATTCAGTTCAGAATTGAAAAGGGTGCTGAGGCTGACAACTGTAGGGTTCAACCTGGGAAAGGAGCCAGAAAGGAGCATTtatagcatagaatcatagaatcccctacaatgcaggagaggccattctgcccatcgattctgcacccactctctgacagaacatcttatccaggccctctatcccccccaccccgcccatccatataaccccacacatttctcatggctaatccatctaacctacacaacttgggacaccaagggacaatttagcatagccaatccacctatccagcatgtctttcggactgtgggaggaaactggagcacccagaggaaacccacacggacacaggaaaaaatcaaactccactcagtcaccttagccgggaatcaaacccgggtccctggtgctacaaacgggcagcgctaaccactatgccaccatgccacccagtcaaTAGCACACAGTGTAGTTAGTGGCACGGGAAGAGACTGTGACAAAAAGAATGGTCCTCCCAATTCTTAACAAGAGGATTGATATGAAACAAGTGAAGGAGATGTGCGGGACTTTCGACTTCTGCCTGAATTGGACACAAAGGatggagttttcccgtcccgcctgccgcgAGAATcgtagcggggtggggggggggagggattggggaggCGGACCATACAAAgttcctttgacctcgggcggcTCTTTCCAGTCTTCGGGTGAACGCAGCtgggaaatcctgcccaaagttggCAGAACAGCTGCACCACTGACACTGACCTGATATGAGAAATCCAAACCATTTTGAATTTGGGCCTCAATTAACTGTTACTGATGAGCTTTGAGCATTATGGTGTCCAGCCGCAGCTGACTGGTTGTCGTAGGGTAGAGGTTCAGTAGTCTCCCATAGCCGGTCAGTAGTGAGGCCCTAGTCCCACAAAAAATACAAGATAAAGATCCTATTTGGCCCTCAAGACCATGCAACTGGCATAAAAGTCCCATGTGCATATTTAAGCAACAATTCATCCGAAACAGGCAGGCGTGCTGCTCAACCACTTACAGTGGCATTTGAAGTTATATCTGATGGGTCTTAGACATCAATGGAGGAGATTGAAGGCGCCCCAACCTCCAAGTTCATTGTTAGGAGATAACTGGATAGAGCCCAGTTgaaaatccccccccaccccccggatgtcatagaatagaatgaatcacagaatccctacagtgcagaaggaggccattcggcccatcgagtctgcaccgaccacaatctcacccaggtcctatccccatacatttaccctagctagtccccctgaaactaaggggcaatttagcatggccaatctacctaacacgcacatctttgtactgtggaaggaaaaccacggggagaatgtgtaaattccatcaaaaacagtgacccaagtcgggaatcgaacccaggtccccggcgttgtgaggcagcagtgctaaccactgtgctgcctcatcAAACAAGCTGACTGGCAGCAGAGGTATTGGAGTTATCTGCACGTTAACTCCTTGTCAGCAGAAAATATCATCAAAGGGTACCATGTGgcatacagtccaaagatgtgcgagttaggttgattggccaggtgtcCAACGAATAAATAACAAAAAACATGAGGACATAAAAAAAGTCAAGGAAGGGAAAAGAGCAAAAGGTTTTCTGGAAAACTAAGTAAAAGTGGTTGTTATCTCTTAAGCTGAGCAATATAACTGTATGTAATATTTACTAATCATTCAattaaaatattgcagatgcagtTTGCAGATAGCAACAAGTTATGTGCAAGGCCTGGATATTTTAGAGAAAAAGAATTCACAAAAAATAAGACTTTGGACAGAGTGATTTTTTTAAAGTCAAGaactttttattatttgttctttATAATTTACAGAATACCtataaaataatattttttctcagtttcatagcATTTCTTCATTTTGATAATATCCATAAAACTTTGTAAGTTTGTCTAACCAGTACAAGGCAACCACTTTTATACATCAGGACCCCCAATAGAAATATTGCATTGTTCAGACAAACCTCAGAGACATAGCACTTTGAAGCAGTATGCCCATGATTTCCTGGGTTCAAATGTGGTTAACGTGCACTTAAATGTGAAAATAGGAATTGTCAGACCTCTTACAATTGGAATATTATATTGTCTATAAGATTTGAAGGATACATGTATTGTCAATCTGTACAGACGGAAAATAGACAAATCAGACTGGGGACACTACAGGGCAACTTCTATTCTCTCCATCGCTGGCAAAGAGTTGCTTAGAATACTACCCGATGAGGGTGATGTATTGGTGTGAGACTCGGAATGCTCAACCTCCACCTTCCATTAACAATGTGAATACTACACTGCATCCTGTGACACAGTTTATCTACCTGAGTAACACATTATGCAATAATAGATTTGTGGACTAACATGGTATCAAATTTGCACACTGAAATAGAGGTTTACCATGCTGTAACGCTGACATATTCACCCCGTAGCTGTGAAATCTCGGTTGCTGGCGTAAGCACATCAAGGAGTTAAAGGAAGTTTCTCATGAAGTATCTCTACACCAGTTTGCAAATGATAAAACCAGCTTTCCGAATTCAATTTGGAAAAGGAATAACCAGATTTGACTCCATGCCGATGGAAGCACAAATGAGTTTTGTGCATGATAAGGATGACAGGATCCCGAGACTACATTGTCCTGTACTGACAGGTTAAGGAAGGAAAATAAACATCTGGTGGCCAAGAAGAAAGTGCTTTAAAAACACCATAATTCAGATTATGAGGATtcacaaaataaaacaaattaaaaCCATAGCTATGTGTGCAGTTTGATGAAGAAACATTGTCTATGATGTAGTTCAAATTAAAGAAAGCAAGATTGTGGAGATCTGGTCAGAGGCCTGGATACGCGGGCCATAGTTAGAACATTGAGAAGCTGTGATGTGTGTTGGAGAACATGGGAGGAGATAGTTGGGGAGGTGGTGAGCCACCAGCACTGCAAAAGACCTAAATTTAATACCCAACCTGTCACGGACAACACCGTTAGATCATCAGTACCATCCCTTAACCCCAGTCAATGAGTGAGCTTAGATTCATCACTCTTTATGTTACATGTCCATTTTAACATTCGAAACAGAATTAAACTAAGTGTAATTCTAAGAGAGACAGTTACACTGCAAAACTATCTCAATGACTGATGCAATGGACAGATTAAAAATGCTTTTGCCTCTCAACCAACTAAACTGCTCAATGAAATCTCTTTTGGCATTACAACTCTACATTTTGCTGCTTGTGTCTTTTGAGTCTGATATTTGGACGCCAAGTGCTGAAGATTATTCAGTCCATAAATTAGCAATGCTATGAATACATGTTTCTCGTTCTTCTATTTAGTCTGCAATAATACTTGGTATATTTATGTTGCACTGGAAGGGCTTAAATGCGCAAAAATGTTCATGGCACAAACTATACTCTTAAGTAATATCATGTCCTTTCTGATGGTTACGTTTTCACTAGCATTTTCATGTGGCACTGAACACAGCAAAAGCATACACCAGACCAACTGCATTGCATTacaagatgtggaggtgccggcgttggactggggtattgtgagacttcttattgtattaCAAGGGAGAAGTAGTGAGACTTCCAGAACATGGATTACTGGCACTTATGAATCATCAGAACAGAATACTGTCCacatgcagtttaaaaaaaagataaaataaAGAATATACATCAATAACTGTACTAATTTACACTTTCATCATATATTAACAATAATCGTTTAAAAAAAGAGGAAATATAATCCATTGTCTTTTTAGTGCCGTTGCTATGTTCAGTTTCAATGGGATTATGTTTGAAAAGTGCCTTTAATTCATACTTATATGCACAAAATTATGGTCATGAGTACTGAAATATAAAAGGCATAACATGAACGAAAGCAATAATCAACCAATGTTTTGAATAATTAAATATATACTATTATCTTCAATGCAGGCTGATCAGAATATTCCCATATCAAACATTGCTGAGAATTTGGGTTTCTAGCAGTCCAGAGGTTCAGAGTGCTGGCTCAGTCCCAGGCTCTATCTCTGTGCTTTCAAGAGCACAGTACATGCCTGTCCACAGTCTAAGCAGTTCAAATTCTCTTATCTGCAGTGAACCATCAAAAAAAAAGGCTCCTATCTGTTTTGGCACCACGTCCGTATCATATCGCAGGCGACAGCAGTGAGTAAAATGAAAGTAAAAATGTCCAGACTGTAAAACAAATCTTTAAAGATAGAATTGGGATGACTGCATTTTGACTGTTTGGAGTCTGCGATTGGGTTTAggggagggttttttttaaatataagaaTGGATCTCGTTCAAAAACAAAATTTTATCAAAAGTATTTCCGGGGACACCCAATTCAATGCTCCCTGCTTAAAAGTTGGTCGTGCTCAAACTTAAAAGTTGCTCACCGATTAGGGCAGGTTTTTATAGAGTGCTTGCTTTCTATGGGTATTTATCTGATGGTAGCATTGAGAGTTGGGTGTATTTCCTCCAGACTGGGGAGGCTGTGATTGTTTATCTTATCTCACTGCTTGCTCCAGTCATTCACATTTACTGATATACATTTGCACTGCTTGACTCGTTGGATTTTCTTGTGTCTGAAGGGAGGCTGCAGGTCAGGGCAGTTCAGTTTGACAGTCAGGGTAGTAAATTTCTGCGGTTTACAGAAGGCGCAGGACTGGAAGGACTCTTGGTCCCTTTTAACATGCCTGGGGATATAGAAGGAGTTGCACTGTCCATAGCAGAATCTGTTGATGACTGTTCGGCTCACACAGCCATCCTCGTTGATGGTCTGCCTCAGAGGCTGAGTTTTGCACCAGTCGCTCTTCAGATACTTCC
The DNA window shown above is from Mustelus asterias chromosome 15, sMusAst1.hap1.1, whole genome shotgun sequence and carries:
- the grem2b gene encoding gremlin-2b; the encoded protein is MYQKLAILLFLVGMLMVAVEMKKNRPPGAIPPLYKGNTNSSEKRTHRRQDVLASSQEALVVTERKYLKSDWCKTQPLRQTINEDGCVSRTVINRFCYGQCNSFYIPRHVKRDQESFQSCAFCKPQKFTTLTVKLNCPDLQPPFRHKKIQRVKQCKCISVNVNDWSKQ